In the Methanoculleus taiwanensis genome, GAGGACGTATACCACGTCGTTCTTGACCGCATACTGGATGTTGATGAGCCCGACGACACCGAGGCCGAGGGCGAGTTTCCGGGTGTAGTCCCGCACCTGCTGGATCACCGATGCGGAGAGCGACTGCGGCGGAATGACACAGGCGGAGTCTCCGGAGTGGACTCCCGCCTCCTCGATGTGCTCCATGATACCGCCGATCAGCACGTCGGTGCCGTCGCAGACGGCGTCGACGTCGATCTCGACGGCATTCTGGAGGAAGGAGTCGATCAGGACGGGGTGCTTTCTGCTCACCCGGACAGCCTCTTTGATGTAACTCTCAAGCTCCGTCTCGTCGTGGACGAGCTCCATCGCCCGGCCACCGAGGACGTAACTTGGACGCACCAGAACCGGGTAGCCGATCTTCTTCGCCATCGTCCGTGCTTCCTCTTCGGAGTATGCGGAGCTGTTCGGAGGACTCGGGATCTCGAGTTTCGCCAGGAGCTGGCTGAACCGGTCGCGGTCCTCGGCAACGTCCATGGCGTCGGGGCTGGTTCCGAGGATCCGCACAGGGAGATTGAGTTTCTGTATCGCCTCACCGAGCGGGACGGCAAGATTTACGGAGTTCTGGCCGCCGAACTGCACCATGACCCCGTAGTAGTCGTCCTTCTTCAGGATGTTCACCACATCCTCAAGCTGCATCGGCTCGAAGAAGAGGCGGTCGGAGGTGTCCGCGTCGGTCGAAACCGTCTCGGGGTTGTTGTTGACGATATGCACCTCGACTCCCTCCTCCTCCCGGAGCGCCATGACGGCGTGGACGGTGCAGTAGTCAAACTCAATCCCCTGTCCGATCCTTATCGGGCCTGAACCCAGGATCAGCACCTTCTTCATCCCGTTCTTCGTGATCTCGCACTCGTTTTCCCAGGTCGAGTAGAAGTACGGGGTCGTCGCCGGGAACTCCGCAGCGCAGGTATCGACCATCTTGTAGGTCGGCGAACCGGCAAGCGCGTCGATCTCCTCCGGGCTTCTGCCCGAGAGCTCGGCGATCTCCTCGGTCGTGAACCCGTAGCGCTTTGCGTTCCGGACATCTTCGGGCTCGAAATTCCTCTGCAGTTTCTGCTCCATCACGACGACGTTCTGCATCTTCTCGAGGAAGAAGGGTGTGATGGCGGTAAGGCTCGCGATCTCCTCGACCGAGAAGCCCTCCCGGAAGGCATCGAAGAGACAGCCGAACCGCTCGTCGGTCGGTCGGGTGAGGATCATCCGGATCTCGCTCGGGCTCGTGTGCCGCTTCATATCCGTGTCGAGCGACCGGAGCGCCTTCTTAAAGCCTTCCTCAAGCGTCCGTCCGATCGCCATCACCTCGCCGGTGCTCTTCATGGCAGTGGTGAGCGTCCGGTCGGCGGACTTGAACTTGTCGAACGGCCAGCGGGGCACCTTCACCACGATATAATCGATGGCAGGTTCGAAGGATGCCGGGGTGGCACCGGTGACGGTGTTCGTGATCTCGTCGAGGCGTAGGCCAATCGCTATTTTGGCTGCAACTCGTGCGATGGGGTACCCGGTCGCCTTGGAGGCGAGAGCGGACGACCGTGAGACACGGGGGTTTACCTCGATGACCCGGTAATCACCGTCGCGGAAGGCGAACTGGACGTTGCACCCGCCCTGAACGTCGAGCGCACGGATGATCTTGATTGCGGCGCTGCGCATCATCTGGAATTCATCGTCGCGGAGCGTCAGGATAGGTGCCACGACGACGGACTCCCCGGTGTGGATCCCCATCGGATCGACGTTCTCCATACCGCAGACGATGATGCAGGTATCGGACGAGTCCCGCATCACCTCGAACTCGATCTCCTTCCAGCCGGCGACGCTCTCTTCCACGAGAACCTGGTGGATGCGGGAACGGGCAAGGCCGAGTTCGATGATACGGCGCATATCCTCGGCGGTGTGCGCAACACCGCCGCCGGAGCCGCCGAGCGTGTATGCAGGCCGTATGATGGCGGGGAGACCGACCTCGGCAAGAGCCGTATCGATCTGGTCCAGCGATTCGAGGATCATGCTCTTTGGGATCGGCTCGCCGATAGCGTTCATCAGGTCGCGGAACTGCTCGCGGTCCTCGCCGCGGTAGATCGCTTCAAGAGGCGTGCCGAGGATCTCGACACCCTCAAGAGCTCCCATCTCTGCGAGCTCCGCGGTCATGTTGAGGCCGGTCTGCCCGCCCATGCCGGAGAGGATCCCATCCGGCTTCTCCTTCTTGATAATCTTCGCGATTATTTCCGCCTTCAGCGGTTCGACGTAGATGGCGTCCGCCATATCGGGGTCGGTCTGGATCGTCGCCGGATTCGAGTTGACGAGGATTACTCGGATACCCTCTTCCTGGAGGGCGCGGCAAGCCTGGGAGCCGGAGAAGTCAAACTCCGCCGCCTGCCCTATCTGGATCGGCCCCGAGCCGATGAGAAGGACCGATTTAATATGATCTTTTCGCGGCATCAGGGAATCCCCCGGTAAATTCTGTCAAAGAAGTGTATTTCCGTATCGCGCGGCCCGCCGTGCGCTTCGGGATGGAACTGGACGCATGTGATGTTCAGATCCTTGTTCTCGAATCCCTCGACCGTACCGTCGTTGACGTTCCGGTAAGAGATCTCGCAACCCTCAGGAAGGGTATCAGCATCGACCGAAAACCCGTGGTTCTGCGTGGAAATGTAGATGCTGCCGTCTTTGTAGCGGACGGGCTGGTTCGTGCCCCGGTGGCCGAACTTCATCTTGTAAGTCTCGGCGCCGAGCGCGAGCCCGGTCACCTGGATCCCCATGCAGATACCGATGATGGGCAGCTCGCCCGCAAGATCGCGGATCAGCCTGATGACCGCCGTCGCCCTGCGGGGATCGCCGGGTCCGTTGCTGATGAAAAGGGCGGTGGGCTTGCATGCCATCACCTGATCGGCAGTCGCGTTGTGGGGGAAGATACAGAGGTCAGCGCCCCTTTTTGCAAGACTGACGAGGATATTGCGCTTGATACCGAGATCGATGACGGCTATCCGTTTCCCGGGTCCGGCCAGCCGGTACGGTTCCGGACAGGATACGCTGTCGATCAGATCCTGATCGGTTATCGGCGCGACCGACCGTGCGCGCTCGATCGCCGCTTCCTCGTTATCGTCGCCGACGATGAGCGATGCACGCAGCGTGCCGCTCATCCGCGTTTTGATCGTCAGCATACGTGTATCGACACCGGTTATACCAAAATGCCCGTTCTCTTCGAAGAACCGGGCGAGAGAAGAGTTCGTAGAGGGTTTTGCGCAGATCTCGCGGGTGACGGAGCCCAGCGCATGAACCCGGGGACTCTCGAAATTTTGCGTGTCAACACCGTAATTTCCGATTGTAGGAAAGGTGAACATTAAGATCTGACCGGCATAACTCGGATCCGTCAGGGACTCCATGTAACCGGTCATCTGTGTGGTGAAGACGAGTTCGCCCGAGCAGCTCCCTTCAACACCAAAACCATTTCCTTTTATAAAAGTGCCGTCTTCAAGACCCAGAACCGCCTTCATGAATTACCATAGTACATGTGTCCGGGACCTTATTAACGGTAGTGACGGATCGGCGTCCTGCCGCATCCCGTCCGTCTTTCTATCGACCATCCTGCCGAAAGGACACCCCGTTACGTTCATATGGTATACCGCACACTGCGATGCATGGAGGTCAAGAGAGTTCCAGTCGAGAGCCGGACGGTCGAGACACCGATCGGACCGTTCATCATCAGTCTCGTCCGCGAGGACCTTGGCGGCGTCTATCCGGGTATGCGGCGATATACGGTGGAGATCCGACATGCAGAGCAGTGCGTCTACCGGTACGTGATCAACTCATATGAGCAGCCGCCGCATACACTCTTCTCCACCGACGAGGTGGCTGAGATTGTATTCGGCAGACTCGCGTATGACGTAGCGGCACGCCCGCAGCACTATACGGAAGCTCTTGCGCCCGTTCACCGGGCGCTCCCGGGCGGAACCTACGACGTCGTCATCCTGCAGGGGAGCCCGCGGCAGTTCGGCAGTTCGGCAACCCTTGCCGGGTGGTGCGCCGACGAGGCATCACGGCAGAACCGGTCAGCGCATATCTTTTCCGTGCACGAGATGGAGATTCGGCCATGCTCCGGCTGCTATGTCTGCTACAACCAGGGGATCTGCCCAATCGATGACGATATGCCGGTTATTATCAAGGCCATCGAGACAGCGTCCCTCCTCATCATCGCAACGCCGGTCTACACCAATACCGTTCCGGCAGGCCTCAAGGCCGTCATCGACCGCGGCCAGGCGCTCCATGCGCGGCATACGCTCCTCGGGAGACCCTCTCCGGGCAATGGCCTTCTGATAGCCATCGCAGGGCGCCCGGGTCCTGAGCCGTTCGAATGCACGCGATCGGTCACAAACGCGTTTATGCGGAACATCGGCATCCATCCTGCCGGGGAGATCACGATCGACCGGATGGATACACGCCGGGATGTCAGGGCGATTGAAGGGCTCGAAGAACGGGTCAGGACGGCGGTCGCTTCGCTGCTTTAGCCTGCAGCGAGCCGAAGGCTGATATAGGGGGAACCGGGATGATGGTATATGGCAGATGTTATTGTTGAGATAGTCGGGCTCTCCGAGTCGGAATGCGGCCCGTTTCCCTGTGACGAGACGCGCAGCTGCGGCCTTGAGGTCTGTTATCCGTCGAACCGCATGATGGACGCCATAAGCGCCCTGCGCGACGAGCTGAAGAAGGAGTACGGCGATCGGGTCGAGGTTCAGCTGACCATCATCGACGAGGCCGTGCCCGATTACGTCAGAACCCTTATCGAAGAACGGCAGCCACCCATTCCGATGATCCTCGTGAACGGGCGGCTCACGTCCATCGGTAGGATCTCATTCCCGTTGATAAAAGAGGAGGTCGATTATGCCCTGGAGGAGGCTTAATAGACCTTTTTCAGCTCGCCGGTAGCGAGGTCGAAGTAGAGGCCGTGCACCCGGAGACGCCCCTCCTTCTCCGCCGCGCGAACCGGCGGGTAGGTGCGGAGGTGTTCGAGCTGCAATCCGATATTCTCAAGCTCGATGAGCCGCCGCCTGATCAGTTCCTCTTCAGGCGTCTTTGGAACCTGCATCCGCGTATCGACACGGCGCTTCGCTTCGATTGCGTTGTTGAGCCAGAGCGGGATGTAAGCATCCTTGCTCTCCTTGTCAAGCGCCTTCATCGCCCCGCAGTCGGAGTGTCCGCAGACGACGATGTCCCCGACTTTCAGGTGGTTTACGGCGTACTCAAGAACGGTGGCAAAATTCCAGTCGTGCACCGGGACGATGTTGCCGATGTTACGCTGGACGAATATCTCACCCGCCTTTGCCCCGGTGATCCGCTCGGGGTTGACGCGCGAGTCCGAGCAGCCAATCCAGAGGACGGTCGGGCTCTGGCTCGAGACGAGGCTCCCGTAGTGTTCGGGGTCCTGATTAAAATCCTCTTTGAGAAACGTCTTGTTACCTTCGAGAAACTTGTCGATCATTACATCACCACGGTATCATATTAGAGGCTTCCCTCGGAGGGGTTTGCCTGGAAGAGACTGTATCGCCAGGGGATACATATACCCTCCGCCTTTTCCCGTTTGAAAAAAAAGAGAACAAATGGAGATTAAAAGGCGCTAACGCTGCACAGCGCCGAGATTTGCCTGCTCGACCGTTCGTGCGTAGCGGGCGAGCACGCCGGAGAGGTTCCGCTGCCTTGGAGTCCAGGATCTCCTCCTCTCCTCAAGGATTACCGGATCCACGAGCAAATCAAGGCGTTTCTCGTAGAGATCGACCTCGATCGGGTCACCTTCCCGCACCAGCGCGATCGGGCCGCCGACTTCGGCCTCGGGAGCGACGTGCCCGATGCACGGGCCGCGTGTGCCGCCGGAGAACCGACCGTCGGTGACGAGGACGACACGGGTATACCCAAGCCCCATCAGCGCCGATGTCGGGGAGAGCATCTCGGCCATCCCCGGCCCTCCGCGCGGCCCTTCGTAGCGGATGACGAGAACGTCCCCTTCGGTGATCTCCCGGCTCAAAATGGCCGCCATCGCTGCCTGCTCACCGTCGAAGACCCGGGCAGGCCCCCGGTGCCGCCACATTGCCTCCGGAACGGCAGCGCACTTCACGACGGCGCCGTCGGGGGCGAGCGACCCCGCGAGAATCTTGAGCCCGCCGGCAGGGCTGACCGGGCCTGCGACGGTCTTTAAGATCTCGCCGTCGGCCTCCTTCGCCTCACGGGCGATGGAAAGGATGCTCTTCCCCGCTACGGTCGGAGAGTCGTCGAGGTACGCACTGAGCTCCCGCAGAACCGCAGGGATTCCGCCTACCCGGTGGAGCGCGAGCATCGAGTGCGGCCCTGCGGGCTGCATATGGCAGATATGCGGTGTCTGCTCACTGATGGCGTTGAAGGTCTCAAGATCGAGAGGCACCTTGGCCTCACCGGCTATCGCCATCAGGTGAAGAACGGTGTTCGTCGACCCGCCGAGTGCCATATCCACCCGCACCGCGTTCTTCAGGCTCTCGAGCGTAATGATCGAACGCGGTCGGATATCCTCTCTGACGAGTTCGACGACGCGCTCGCCGCTCTCGCGCGCGATCCGGAGTTTACCTGCATCCACCGCCGGGGTTGCGGCACACCCAGGGAGGCTCATTCCAACCGCCTCGGTCATGCACGCCATGGTATTTGCGGTATAGAGACCCTGGCAGCTGCCGCAGCCCGGCATCGCCGCACACTCGAGCTCGCAGAGTTCGTCCTCCCCCATCACGCCGGCGGCGACCTTCCCGACTCCCTCGAAGACATCGATAAGCGAGAGGTCGCGCCTGTCCTGGTAGCCGGGGAGCATCGGCCCACCGGTGACGACGATCGCCGGGATGTTGCAGCGTGCCGCGGCCATCAGCATCCCCGGGACGATCTTGTCGCAGGTGCCGACGCAGACGAGGCCGTCGAACCGGTGCGCCTCGACCATCAGCTCAATCGAGTCGGCAATATTCTCCCGCGACGGGAGGGAATAGCGCATCCCCTCATGCCCCATCGCGATGCCGTCGCAGATCCCGATCGTCCCGAACTCAAAGGGAACACCGCCTGCCGCAACGATCCCTTCGTTCACCTTCGCCGCGACCGACCGGAGGTGTATGTGCCCCGGGACGATCGTATTCCAGGCGTTCGCAACACCGATGAACGGAAGACCCATCTCCTTATCCGTCACCCCGAGCGACCGGAGCAGCGATCGGTTCGGCGCTCTCTGGTAACCTGTCTTAACAGTCTCACTCCGCATGATCATCGTATCCGTTGGAAGGTACGTGGGACGTACGCCTGTATAAGATCTCGGTGCACCACACGGGGCAGGATCGTTCCCCAAAAGACACACCGCAACGATGAAGAGCAGCAGGATTGCGTCAGGCAACGAATCCCCGAGCGGAAAGAGAGACCATAAAAATACGTCCTGTCGGGGTTATCGGCAGGTCTGCCGCCAGGAACCCTCTTCCCAGCCTCACTGTAACCAGTCTGGAGAGAGGCCGCAGGGACAAGGGGAGGGGAAAAAGAGCTGGAGGCTCTACTCCGCAGGGAGAGAACCGTCGTAGAGGTTGACCACGCCGCCGATGACGATGACGGCGGGCGGGCGGACACCTGCCTCCCGGCACTGCCCGACGATCGTCGCGAGCGTTCCGACCGTGACACGCTGGTCGGGGCGCATCCCGCGCTCGATAACGGCGACCGGCGTGGCGGGATCTTTCCCGCCCTCAACGAGCGCCGAGGCGATCTCCGGCAGGTTCTTAACGCCCATCAGGATGACGAGCGTCCCCGCGCTCCGAGCGAGAAGTTCCCAGTTCAGAGCCGATTCGGGCTTTGTCGGATCCTCGTGGCCGGTGAGGATCGTCACCTGCGAGGCGTACTTCCTGTGCGTGACCGGGATTCCGACGCACTCCGGCACGGCAATGGCGCTCGTTATCCCCGGGACAATCTCCACCGCTATCCCATGCTCCCGCAGCACCTCGACCTCCTCGCCGCCGCGCCCGAAGAGGAACGGATCGCCTCCTTTCAGGCGGACGACCGTCTTTCCTTCCCTGACACGGGCGACCATCAGATCCTCGATCTCGTGTTGCTCGAGGGTGTGGTTGCTGCCGTACTTCCCGCAGTCGATCAGCTCTGCACCGGCAGGGAGCGTTGATAAGATCTCCTCGCCCGGAAGCTGATCGTAGAGCACCACGTCGGCCGCATCGATGACTTCGCGCGCCCGCAGGGTCAGAAGCCCGAGACTCCCGGGACCCGACCCGACCAGATATGCCTTTCCGCTCATTGTGCTATCCCCAGTGTCTCGTATGCGTCCCGGATCAGGTCTTCGGAGAGAGCATGGAGTTCCCGCCCGCATTCCCGCGCATCTTCGAGCGTCCTGATATGCTGCTCGACCCGTTCGAAACGCGTCCCGTCGAGCGCGAGTACCTCCGCGATCAGGTCGCCGCCCCGGCAGTAGATCCCCTGCGGGGTGAAGCACCCGCCGCCCACCTCTTCCATGACCGCA is a window encoding:
- the carB gene encoding carbamoyl-phosphate synthase large subunit, which gives rise to MPRKDHIKSVLLIGSGPIQIGQAAEFDFSGSQACRALQEEGIRVILVNSNPATIQTDPDMADAIYVEPLKAEIIAKIIKKEKPDGILSGMGGQTGLNMTAELAEMGALEGVEILGTPLEAIYRGEDREQFRDLMNAIGEPIPKSMILESLDQIDTALAEVGLPAIIRPAYTLGGSGGGVAHTAEDMRRIIELGLARSRIHQVLVEESVAGWKEIEFEVMRDSSDTCIIVCGMENVDPMGIHTGESVVVAPILTLRDDEFQMMRSAAIKIIRALDVQGGCNVQFAFRDGDYRVIEVNPRVSRSSALASKATGYPIARVAAKIAIGLRLDEITNTVTGATPASFEPAIDYIVVKVPRWPFDKFKSADRTLTTAMKSTGEVMAIGRTLEEGFKKALRSLDTDMKRHTSPSEIRMILTRPTDERFGCLFDAFREGFSVEEIASLTAITPFFLEKMQNVVVMEQKLQRNFEPEDVRNAKRYGFTTEEIAELSGRSPEEIDALAGSPTYKMVDTCAAEFPATTPYFYSTWENECEITKNGMKKVLILGSGPIRIGQGIEFDYCTVHAVMALREEEGVEVHIVNNNPETVSTDADTSDRLFFEPMQLEDVVNILKKDDYYGVMVQFGGQNSVNLAVPLGEAIQKLNLPVRILGTSPDAMDVAEDRDRFSQLLAKLEIPSPPNSSAYSEEEARTMAKKIGYPVLVRPSYVLGGRAMELVHDETELESYIKEAVRVSRKHPVLIDSFLQNAVEIDVDAVCDGTDVLIGGIMEHIEEAGVHSGDSACVIPPQSLSASVIQQVRDYTRKLALGLGVVGLINIQYAVKNDVVYVLEANPRASRTVPFVAKATGIPLAKVAAKVMIGRKLADIGVTEREIGHVAVKEVLLPFNKLPGVDTVLGPEMKSTGEVMGIDYDFGRSYYKACTAADNTLPVSGNVFISVTDEQKEEMMPIARKLSEMGLSLYGTGGTVEFLGQNGIAANLVRKVQEGSPNVIDMMRHGGISLIINTPADKASRQDHLQIMRMAIDYGIPYITTLQAARAAAMAIDAIQREEITIEPLGHYIGTA
- the carA gene encoding glutamine-hydrolyzing carbamoyl-phosphate synthase small subunit; this encodes MKAVLGLEDGTFIKGNGFGVEGSCSGELVFTTQMTGYMESLTDPSYAGQILMFTFPTIGNYGVDTQNFESPRVHALGSVTREICAKPSTNSSLARFFEENGHFGITGVDTRMLTIKTRMSGTLRASLIVGDDNEEAAIERARSVAPITDQDLIDSVSCPEPYRLAGPGKRIAVIDLGIKRNILVSLAKRGADLCIFPHNATADQVMACKPTALFISNGPGDPRRATAVIRLIRDLAGELPIIGICMGIQVTGLALGAETYKMKFGHRGTNQPVRYKDGSIYISTQNHGFSVDADTLPEGCEISYRNVNDGTVEGFENKDLNITCVQFHPEAHGGPRDTEIHFFDRIYRGIP
- a CDS encoding flavodoxin family protein, with amino-acid sequence MEVKRVPVESRTVETPIGPFIISLVREDLGGVYPGMRRYTVEIRHAEQCVYRYVINSYEQPPHTLFSTDEVAEIVFGRLAYDVAARPQHYTEALAPVHRALPGGTYDVVILQGSPRQFGSSATLAGWCADEASRQNRSAHIFSVHEMEIRPCSGCYVCYNQGICPIDDDMPVIIKAIETASLLIIATPVYTNTVPAGLKAVIDRGQALHARHTLLGRPSPGNGLLIAIAGRPGPEPFECTRSVTNAFMRNIGIHPAGEITIDRMDTRRDVRAIEGLEERVRTAVASLL
- a CDS encoding carbonic anhydrase, which produces MIDKFLEGNKTFLKEDFNQDPEHYGSLVSSQSPTVLWIGCSDSRVNPERITGAKAGEIFVQRNIGNIVPVHDWNFATVLEYAVNHLKVGDIVVCGHSDCGAMKALDKESKDAYIPLWLNNAIEAKRRVDTRMQVPKTPEEELIRRRLIELENIGLQLEHLRTYPPVRAAEKEGRLRVHGLYFDLATGELKKVY
- the ilvD gene encoding dihydroxy-acid dehydratase codes for the protein MRSETVKTGYQRAPNRSLLRSLGVTDKEMGLPFIGVANAWNTIVPGHIHLRSVAAKVNEGIVAAGGVPFEFGTIGICDGIAMGHEGMRYSLPSRENIADSIELMVEAHRFDGLVCVGTCDKIVPGMLMAAARCNIPAIVVTGGPMLPGYQDRRDLSLIDVFEGVGKVAAGVMGEDELCELECAAMPGCGSCQGLYTANTMACMTEAVGMSLPGCAATPAVDAGKLRIARESGERVVELVREDIRPRSIITLESLKNAVRVDMALGGSTNTVLHLMAIAGEAKVPLDLETFNAISEQTPHICHMQPAGPHSMLALHRVGGIPAVLRELSAYLDDSPTVAGKSILSIAREAKEADGEILKTVAGPVSPAGGLKILAGSLAPDGAVVKCAAVPEAMWRHRGPARVFDGEQAAMAAILSREITEGDVLVIRYEGPRGGPGMAEMLSPTSALMGLGYTRVVLVTDGRFSGGTRGPCIGHVAPEAEVGGPIALVREGDPIEVDLYEKRLDLLVDPVILEERRRSWTPRQRNLSGVLARYARTVEQANLGAVQR
- the cobA gene encoding uroporphyrinogen-III C-methyltransferase → MSGKAYLVGSGPGSLGLLTLRAREVIDAADVVLYDQLPGEEILSTLPAGAELIDCGKYGSNHTLEQHEIEDLMVARVREGKTVVRLKGGDPFLFGRGGEEVEVLREHGIAVEIVPGITSAIAVPECVGIPVTHRKYASQVTILTGHEDPTKPESALNWELLARSAGTLVILMGVKNLPEIASALVEGGKDPATPVAVIERGMRPDQRVTVGTLATIVGQCREAGVRPPAVIVIGGVVNLYDGSLPAE